In Gigantopelta aegis isolate Gae_Host chromosome 14, Gae_host_genome, whole genome shotgun sequence, the following proteins share a genomic window:
- the LOC121388905 gene encoding uncharacterized protein LOC121388905 gives MVHADSLTSLVMICMAFCLPGVAPDVKFSDLLPELATCYQRFAHVTLDRVVGRFLSWHCEAPLGMRNIRHRAKHPLHNYFNGLVQRMHDAGRGRVKRQARRCVRKEYRMLTTQERTDYHRAVNGLKRNTIVQPNVYDALAALHSEMQILKAHGGPCFLGWHRIYILMYEMALGDEVPGVCLPYWDSSLDNELEDPSQSYMFSPELMGNGNGPITTGPFAGWRRPPNTDSPNNRQPPVIRNVGADGQLYSRQSIEMILSRNDHSEIIAPNSDPDYDIEVQHGGVHLFIGGDMEALETSPFDPIFFMHHAFVDYIWELFRVKLRDQLNIDPSTNYPMDHNIQFHGRDEVIDIANFTCGDGYSDRLMETVEYESSPSCSARRPSCNSPYLRCRLDEGRCIPITLQDTPLPVPPGPGPVNPNPDPVIPDPVVPPPRPDPFNPNPVDPQPNPNVPPKASDCSHIERERHNVKPCQNTFCLNGICDIDQWVYVPVKVVTTRPPGLHKYKSFPVINGDISTANDIYHPSAYSKTKRIIEGKLGKTPKGYTNCHDDGIGQIFVQSQGLNYEGIYKESAIIDQRLATTMSIAYIAVKDPGQRGITRALFRAADSCGRVCHTSCRNPRTGAFEPCSGVIELDSQYPRMYSKNYGDATLDVWDYGGEQRCPAFNNDKFFLTFYCDYKDHLPWVDKMAAPAAKPKIMPRPAPVFNNRECRISKTCVLDVSCFSATRMCRFTGETHRCRGTCSGYAVCNYGRYKESHCSGGRAFSEKMHRCTGMACDELRPGSRVRPGSSRRTGSSGSISIKFGGSSRPSSTSSRTSFGGSSSSRSSGWNPFRPSPFRSRYPWNFGSSVFRTGFGKR, from the exons ATGGTTCACGCAGACTCACTAACGTCGCTGGTGATGATCTGCATGGCGTTCTGTCTGCCAGGCGTGGCCCCGGACGTCAAGTTCTCCGACCTGCTGCCCGAACTGGCCACCTGTTATCAACGATTCGCACACGTCACCCTCGACCGGGTGGTGGGCAGGTTCCTCTCCTGGCACTGCGAGGCGCCCCTTGGCATGCGAAATATTCGGCACCGAGCGAAGCACCCTCTGCACAACTACTTTAACGGTCTCGTCCAGAGAATGCACGATGCTGGACGCGGCAGAGTGAAGAGACAGGCGAGAAGGTGTGTGAGGAAGGAGTACAGGATGCTCACCACGCAGGAGAGAACCGATTATCACAGAGCCGTGAATGGACTCAAACGGAACACG atagTACAGCCAAATGTGTACGATGCGCTTGCTGCGCTTCATTCGGAGATGCAGATACTCAAAGCCCATGGCGGACCGTGTTTCCTTGGCTGGCACAGAATATACATACTCAT gtaTGAAATGGCTCTTGGCGATGAAGTCCCCGGCGTCTGTCTTCCATACTGGGACAGCAGTCTCGACAACGAGTTAGAAGACCCATCCCAGTCTTACATGTTCAGTCCTGAACTCATGGGTAACGGCAATGGTCCAATAACTACTGGTCCTTTCGCGGGATGGAGGCGCCCTCCGAATACCGACAGCCCAAACAACCGCCAGCCTCCAGTCATAAGAAATGTCGGTGCTGACGGACAGCTTTACTCACGACAGTCGATAGAAATGATTCTGTCCCGCAACGACCACTCGGAAATCATCGCCCCCAACTCTGACCCAGACTACGACATCGAAGTACAGCACGGAGGAGTCCACTTGTTTATTGGGGGAGATATGGAGGCTTTAGAGACGTCACCATTTGATCCCATCTTCTTCATGCACCACGCATTCGTCGACTACATCTGGGAACTGTTCCGTGTGAAGCTGAGAGATCAGTTGAATATCGACCCGTCGACAAATTACCCGATGGATCATAACATACAGTTTCACGGACGTGATGAGGTGATAGACATCGCTAATTTTACGTGCGGCGACGGCTACAGCGACCGGCTAATGGAGACGGTGGAGTACGAATCGTCGCCATCCTGTTCTGCCAGGCGTCCATCGTGCAACTCGCCATACCTAAGATGTCGGTTAGACGAAGGTCGATGCATACCAATAACCCTCCAGGATACTCCACTACCAGTACCTCCAGGCCCGGGCCCTGTTAATCCTAATCCGGATCCCGTTATTCCAGATCCAGTTGTACCACCTCCTCGCCCAGACCCATTCAATCCGAATCCGGTGGATCCACAACCGAATCCAAACGTCCCACCAAAAGCCAGTGACTGTTCACATATTGAACGAGAGCGACACAACGTGAAGCCGTGCCAGAACACGTTCTGTCTGAACGGGATCTGCGACATCGACCAGTGGGTGTACGTGCCGGTCAAAGTGGTCACCACTCGACCTCCAGGGCTGCACAAATACAAATCGTTTCCAGTAATCAATGGTGACATCTCCACTGCCAATGATATCTATCATCCCAGTGCGTACAGCAAAACCAAGAGGATAATAGAAGGCAAGCTGGGTAAAACGCCCAAAGGATACACTAACTGCCATGATGATGGCATTGGGCAGATTTTCGTCCAGTCTCAGGGTCTGAATTATGAAGGAATCTATAAGGAATCGGCTATAATAGATCAGCGACTGGCCACCACGATGTCCATAGCTTACATCGCTGTCAAGGATCCTGGCCAAAGGGGCATCACACGGGCTCTGTTTCGAGCAGCTGATTCCTGTGGTCGGGTCTGTCACACATCCTGCAGGAATCCGAGAACCGGCGCGTTCGAGCCGTGCTCTGGAGTCATAGAACTGGACTCGCAGTATCCGCGGATGTACAGTAAGAATTACGGGGATGCTACTCTCGACGTTTGGGACTATGGCGGAGAACAGCGGTGTCCTGCGTTCAACAACGACAAGTTCTTCCTGACGTTCTACTGCGACTACAAAGACCACTTGCCGTGGGTGGACAAGATGGCGGCCCCTGCTGCAAAACCTAAGATTATGCCAAGACCAGCTCCAGTTTTCAACAATCGAG AATGTCGAATCAGCAAGACATGCGTCCTTGACGTCTCATGTTTCTCCGCCACCAGGATGTGTCGCTTCACCGGCGAGACGCACCGCTGTCGTGGTACGTGCTCCGGCTACGCCGTATGCAACTACGGCCGCTACAAGGAGAGTCACTGCTCTGGTGGCAGGGCTTTCAGCGAGAAGATGCACCGGTGCACGGGAATGGCCTGCGACGAACTCAGACCGGGCAGCAGAGTCAGACCAGGCAGCAGTAGAAGAACCGGCTCCAGCGGCAGCATAAGCATCAAGTTTGGTGGTAGCAGCAGACCCAGCTCTACAAGCAGCAGAACGAGTTTTggtggcagcagcagcagtcgGTCGTCCGGGTGGAACCCGTTCCGGCCGTCACCTTTCAGAAGCCGATATCCGTGGAACTTCGGTTCGTCAGTGTTTAGAACTGGGTTCGGGAAACGTTGA